From a region of the Pieris rapae chromosome 22, ilPieRapa1.1, whole genome shotgun sequence genome:
- the LOC110992847 gene encoding splicing factor 3A subunit 2: MDFQNRPGGKTGGGGVASWSESNRDRRERLRQLALETIDLNKDPYFMKNHLGSYECKLCLTLHNNEGSYLAHTQGKKHQANLARRAAKEAKEAPQQLAPEKPRIEPKKFVKIGRPGYRVTKQKDPENGQQSLLFQVDYPEISEGVQPRHRFMSAYEQKIEPPDRRWQYLLFAAEPYETIAFKVPSREVEKHDSKFWTHWNKDTKQFFLQFAFKLEPLRLPPPPSKMWENHGIRLPPPPGAPMMGVPPPPPLMPVPPPPPSM, encoded by the exons ATGGATTTTCAAAATCGGCCTGGAGGAAAAACAGGAGGCGGTGGCGTAGCATCATGGTCCGAAAGCAACAGAGATCGCCGCGAGCGGCTTCGGCAGCTTGCCTTGGAAACAATCGACTTAAATAAGGATccttattttatgaaaaatcatttag GTTCTTATGAGTGTAAGCTTTGTCTGACTCTTCATAATAATGAGGGAAGTTACTTGGCTCATACACAAGGAAAGAAACATCAGGCTAATTTAGCTCGAAGAGCTGCAAAAGAAGCCAAAGAAGCTCCACAACAATTGGCCCCAGAGAAACCAAGGATTgaacctaaaaagtttgtaaaaatTGGACGCCCTGGTTACAGAGTAACTAAGCAAAAGGATCCTGAAAATGGACAGCAAAGTTTACTATTTCAAGTTGACTATCCAG aaatatctgAAGGAGTGCAGCCAAGGCATAGATTTATGTCAGCCTATGAACAAAAAATAGAACCTCCAGACCGCAGGTGGCAGTATTTACTATTTGCAGCAGAGCCTTATGAGACAATAGCATTCAAAGTGCCTAGTCGAGAAGTTGAGAAGCATGATTCTAAGTTTTGGACTCATTGGAATAAGGATACAAAGCAGTTTTTCTTGCAATTTGCATTTAAATTGGAGCCATTGAGATTGCCTCCACCTCCTTCCAAGATGTGGGAAAATCATGGGATTCGTTTACCGCCCCCACCTGGTGCACCAATGATGGGAGTTCCACCACCCCCACCCTTGATGCCAGTTCCACCTCCTCCTCCATCTATGTAA
- the LOC110992891 gene encoding 40S ribosomal protein S10: protein MLMPKQNRVSIYEYLFKEGVMVAKKDYHAPKHPDLEKIPNLQVIKAMQSLKSRGYVKEQFAWRHFYWYLTNEGIEYLRIFLHLPPEIVPATLKRSVRTETVRRGAVGRPDAPARSAEDRSAYRRAPTTPGAPHDKKADVGPGTADLEFRGGYGRGRPTS, encoded by the exons ATGTTGATGCCAAAACAAAACCGTGTCTCCATTTACGAGTACCTTTTTAAAGAGGGTGTTATGGTGGCCAAAAAAGACTACCATGCCCCCAAACACCCGGATCTAGAAAAGATTCCAAACCTCCAAGTTATCAAAGCTATGCAATCCTTAAAATCAAGAGGTTATGTTAAGGAACAATTTGCATGGAGGCATTTTTATTG GTACTTGACCAATGAAGGTATTGAGTACCTTAGGATTTTCCTTCATCTGCCACCTGAAATTGTGCCAGCTACCCTTAAGAGATCAGTAAGAACTGAAACAGTCCGGCGTGGAGCCGTGGGCCGTCCTGATGCTCCTGCTAGATCTGCAGAAGACAGATCAGCATACCGTCGTGCACCAACCACACCTGGTGCACCTCATGATAAGAAAGCTGATGTTGGACCTGGCACAGCAGACCTTGAATTT AGAGGAGGATATGGACGCGGCAGGCCTACAtcctaa
- the LOC110992866 gene encoding NADH dehydrogenase [ubiquinone] 1 alpha subcomplex subunit 9, mitochondrial: MASLALKSPSASKLLCKNGAVSIIYIKSSSYSSDAKTNLAAIKRGTGGRSSFNGIVATVFGCTGFVGRYVCNKLGKIGTQMILPYRGDFYDAARLKVCGDLGQVLFTPFDIRDDESIARAVQYSNVVINLVGRDYETKNFKYNDVHVEGARRIARISREMGVERFIHLSYLNAERNPKPLVMKSPSLFKISKFMGECAVKEEFPTATVIRASDIYGSEDRFLKSIASVWRRHSQLLPLYKNGEATVKQPVFVSDIAQAIVNAARDPDTRCKVYQGVGPKRYLWKDLVVWFYQLMRKDESWGFKHYDMKYDPILFPLKVMVANKLSPAYPYGGLHWEGLEKECTTDVVDMNLPTLEDLGVTLTHMEDQVPWELKPYRAHQYYIDQIGEFPTPPPPPVYTA, from the exons ATGGCTTCATTAGCACTAAAAAGCCCATCGGCATCCAAACTCCTGT gtAAAAATGGAGCAGTCAGCATCATTTACATCAAATCGTCATCATACAGTTCTGATGCTAAAACTAACCTTGCTGCTATTAAGAGAGGTACTGGTGGCCGAAGTAGCTTCAACGGAATTGTAGCCACAGTGTTTGGTTGCACCGGGTTTGTGGGTCGCTATGTGTGTAACAAATTAGGCAAGATTGGCACTCAA ATGATTTTGCCATACAGGGGTGATTTTTATGATGCAGCTAGATTAAAAGTATGTGGAGATCTTGGTCAGGTTCTTTTCACACCTTTTGATATTCGTGATGATGAATCTATTGCTAGAGCTGTACAATATTCCAATGTGGTTATCAATCTTGTTGGTAGGGACTATGAAACTAAGAACTTCAAATACAATGATGTGCATGTTGAAGGTGCCAGGCGTATTGCAAG AATTAGCCGTGAAATGGGTGTGGAAAGGTTTATTCACCTTTCATACCTAAATGCTGAACGCAACCCCAAGCCTCTTGTTATGAAAAGCCCCTCATTATTCAAGATCAGTAAATTTATGGGTGAATGTGCTGTGAAAGAAGAGTTTCCAACTGCCACTGTAATTCGTGCTTCTGATATCTATGGCTCAGAGGATAGGTTCCTAAA GAGTATTGCATCTGTTTGGAGACGTCACTCGCAATTATTGCCTCTATACAAGAATGGTGAAGCTACTGTTAAACAGCCTGTTTTTGTGTCTGATATAGCCCAGGCAATTGTCAATGCTGCTCGTGATCCTGATACTAGATGCAAGGTCTACCAAGGTGTTgg gcCAAAGAGATATCTTTGGAAAGATCTTGTGGTCTGGTTCTACCAATTGATGCGTAAAGATGAAAGCTGGGGTTTCAAGCATTATGACATGAAATATGACCCAATCTTATTCCCATTAAAAGTAATGGTAGCAAATAAGTTATCACCTGCATATCCATATGGTGGCCTGCATTGGGAAGGTCTTGAAAag gaatGCACTACAGATGTTGTGGACATGAATTTACCAACATTAGAAGATCTTGGTGTTACTCTTACGCACATGGAAGATCAAGTACCGTGGGAGTTGAAGCCATACAGGGCCCACCAGTACTACATTGACCAAATTGGGGAGTTCCCTACACCACCACCCCCACCTGTGTACACAGCTTAA
- the LOC110992854 gene encoding synembryn-A — protein sequence MDENEISIISSKDFPNVLKILEKFMKHNETNFSFPYLSENNMRVSLWAALFEQLQDKSAESIHIYCLSTLRILSRDKSEVENLICEKWMITLIEKAGLYNFLDVTDDVNENLPSKDVAVEALKCLCNITFNSEVARALCAHTSIAQGLVARLRSYSEIPYKEDIILFDMKLLFILTALRQNIRAKIKNELHGMIYLINCLNDLVSEATEHRIEASNVCKHQQVVLSDKQESIVCEILKTQFNMMYHSGPDEALNAEEEALVLKLMPILTALLTAETSSWDKLTELHINIANLLTCVPAEFYQYLSPECSEDESLQYVYDGKNMEAVHALLQLLQHRLTVTTGSANEYENLSPILTVLNKSARNVRAHRKYLRQTVLPPLRDVSLPPEKGNTLRNQLCRLLTTPVTSVRDLVAEFLFILCKEKVGRMVKYTGFGNAAGHLAQKGLMCGGRGPIQYSSSSEDSDTEEYLEAQPHIDPVVGCTRPPRVDPFENMTEEQKEHEAMKLVNLFDKMLSEGVVKPATIGPDGKPKPLEHVLEMRENPPNRPQS from the exons ATGGATGAAAACGAAATATCGATTATAAGCAGCAAGGACTTCccaaatgttttgaaaattttggAGAAATTTATGAAGCAT aatgaAACAAATTTCTCATTCCCTTATCTTTCGGAGAATAACATGAGGGTGTCATTATGGGCAGCACTCTTTGAGCAGCTTCAGGATAAATCAGCTGAATCCATTCATATTTACTGTTTGTCTACTCTAAGAATATTAAG tcGTGACAAAAGTGaagtagaaaatttaatttgtgaaaAATGGATGATAACATTGATAGAGAAAGCTggtttatacaattttcttgATGTAACTGATgatgtaaatgaaaatttgccTAGTAAAGACGTTGCTGTGGAGGCTTTGAAATGTTTGTgtaacattacatttaatagcGAAGTGGCCAGAGCGTTGTGTGCTCATACAAGTATTGCACAAGGACTTGTGGCAAGACTGAGATCATACAGTGAAATACCTTACAAGGAAGATATAATACTCTTTGATATGAAATTACTATTCATTTTAACTGCATTAAGGCAAAACATACgagccaaaataaaaaatgagttGCATGGAatgatatatttgataaattgtCTGAATGACCTTGTATCTGAGGCTACAGAGCATAGAATTGAAGCATCAAATGTTTGTAAACATCAACAAGTTGTACTAAGT gacaAGCAAGAATCAATTGTATGTGAAATACTTAAAACTCAGTTTAATATGATGTACCATTCTGGTCCTGATGAGGCACTTAATGCAGAAGAAGAAGCATTAGTCTTAAAACTAATGCCGATTTTAACTGCTCTACTCACGGCCGAAACTAGTAGTTGGGATAAGTTGACAGAGCTACATATTAACATTGCCAATTTACTGACATG TGTACCAGCAGAATTTTATCAGTACTTATCTCCTGAATGTAGTGAAGATGAGAGTTTACAGTATGTTTATGATGGAAAGAATATGGAAGCTGTGCATGCTCTATTACAATTGTTACAACACAGATTAACCGTTACAACC ggTTCAGCTAATGAATACGAAAACCTTTCACCGATTCTGACCGTATTGAACAAAAGCGCTCGTAATGTCCGAGCACATCGTAAGTACTTACGGCAAACGGTGCTGCCGCCGCTGAGAGACGTTTCCCTGCCTCCGGAAAAGGGAAACACCCTTCGTAATCAACTCTGCAGACTTTTGACTACACCCGTCACGTCTGTAAGGGATCTCGTTGCAGAATTTCTCTTTATTCTGTGCAAAGAGAAAG tgggCCGTATGGTAAAGTATACCGGTTTCGGTAACGCGGCCGGTCACTTGGCGCAAAAAGGTCTCATGTGCGGTGGGCGTGGCCCCATACAGTACTCGTCGAGTAGCGAAGACTCTGACACTGAGGAGTATTTGGAGGCCCAGCCTCATATCGATCCTGTCGTTGGATGTACCAGGCCACCCAGGGTCGATCCGTTTGAGAATATGACTGAGGAACAG AAGGAACACGAGGCTATGAAGTTAgtgaatttatttgataaaatgttaTCTGAGGGCGTGGTCAAACCGGCCACGATCGGCCCGGACGGAAAGCCCAAACCGCTGGAGCACGTCCTGGAGATGAGGGAGAATCCACCGAACAGACCGCAGtcctaa
- the LOC110992870 gene encoding spondin-1-like: MHLVAFVTLVFCGIIMSELCERSPTHAQPADSHYKLAIAGDPDLFLPGELYSVSLQGVDSGQGPAPFIGFIIWAELDHNLNTSSNATNVTVSGSPGSFQAYDAQTKPHELCKPAVDNATAHPKTEIQVIWNAPSSTPESCVRLCARAFHLDSTTVSILARKLCPAPAIPTAPDRQPPIVEPCCACDEAKYEVTFEGLWSRNTHPREFPPESARAHFSDVIGASHTAQFRVWQEGRVATAGLRKLADDGTTTTLEKELKSESDHIRTIIKARGISWQQVAGSGIPTTFAVFRVDAKHHLVSLASKLAPSPDWILGISALELCNLNCTWRRSAVLPLYPYDTGTDSGISYMSRRNPTVPPAPVRALRPEWPKDSRSPFFTSTGEMRPFARLRLNRLRLYEKSCESSDPGNQQTSDASIRTGGGSCATLSWGSWGPCSVTCGEGRAARQRDYMWPARAKAEACRTPLTDYKPCRGPRLHCRVQSEYEPDPAESSGPCAVSAWSEWSPCEGCGVRARTRQYLVPRAYKRCHVGFKARTVLSQAMPCEAGPCFKAPSAYANSTNFDWFYIDNPRGECAVTSWGSWSPCSAKCGRGRRIRTRLYISKDPRVQVLLTKRLLADWNKLFADFQNLTVPSENVTSENPNVDLLVQEHLDRCQDTLTQQEALCDGEDPSCDADVPQEVCTLPMSVGPCRLYEERWFYDNSTGVCEPFGFTGCGGNANNFRDKETCDRACAGKNISAVFPVAEASTKKLKATPPAIDNEVLPNDSPRVDVSCEMEPWLGWSECLGDCEYAIKLNYRLVRRFASGFGKPCQKVVKSRICRPRHCRASNSTLTDTYGQDE, translated from the exons ATGCATCTTGTGGCATTTGTGACTTTGGTGTTTTGTGGTATAATTATGTCCGAGTTGTGTGAGCGATCTCCAACACACGCGCAGCCGGCTGACTCCCACTACAAGTTGGCAATCGCCGGTGACCCAGACTTATTTCTTCCTGGAGAACTTTATtcag TATCGCTTCAAGGTGTAGACAGCGGACAAGGCCCGGCCCCATTCATAGGCTTCATCATTTGGGCGGAATTagatcataatttaaatactagttCTAATGCTACAAATGTTACTGTGAGTGGTTCACCTGGGAGCTTCCAGGCGTATGATGCCCAGACTAAGCCTCACGAACTGTGCAAGCCGGCTGTGGATAACGCTACCGCTCACCCAAAGACGGAAATTCAg GTGATTTGGAACGCCCCGTCAAGTACACCTGAGAGCTGTGTACGTTTGTGCGCGCGCGCTTTTCATCTTGATTCCACTACGGTATCCATTCTCGCACGTAAACTGTGTCCCGCGCCTGCCATTCCGACTGCGCCTGATCGCCAACCACCTATTGTGGAGCCTTGTTGCGCTTGCGATGAAGCTAAATATGAG gTAACATTCGAGGGTCTGTGGTCTCGGAACACTCACCCTAGAGAATTCCCACCGGAATCAGCGCGGGCGCATTTCAGCGACGTTATAGGTGCCTCACATACGGCCCAATTCAGAGTTTGGCAAGAGGGAAGAGTGGCTACAGCTGGATTAAGAAAGTTAGCTGATGATGGTACAACCACTACTCTTGAGAAAGAGTTGAAATCTGAG agCGATCATATACGGACGATTATCAAGGCCCGCGGCATTTCCTGGCAACAAGTGGCCGGCTCTGGAATTCCTACCACCTTTGCAGTATTCAGGGTGGATGCCAAACATCATCTAGTGTCTTTGGCCTCTAAACTGGCGCCATCTCCGGATTGGATTCTTGGTATTTCGGCATTGGAGCTATGCAACTTGAACTGTACTTGGAGAAGATCGGCTGTCTTACCACTTTATCCTTATGATACTGGAACTGATAGTGGTATAAGTTACATG TCCCGTCGCAACCCGACGGTGCCGCCTGCTCCAGTTCGCGCTCTGAGACCCGAATGGCCTAAAGATTCCCGCTCGCCATTTTTCACTTCCACGGGAGAAATGAGGCCTTTTGCTCGCCTTAGGCTTAATCGACTGCGCTTGTACGAAAAGAGCTGCGAATCTTCAg ATCCTGGCAATCAGCAAACCAGTGATGCATCAATACGTACCGGTGGCGGGTCATGTGCGACTCTATCTTGGGGGTCTTGGGGTCCATGTAGCGTGACGTGTGGTGAGGGGCGTGCCGCTCGGCAGAGGGACTACATGTGGCCCGCTCGAGCCAAGGCAGAAGCCTGTAGAACACCCCTCACAGACTACAAACCTTGCCGTGGACCTAGGCTACATTGCCG agTCCAGTCAGAATACGAGCCTGATCCAGCTGAATCCAGCGGACCGTGTGCAGTGTCAGCTTGGTCCGAATGGTCCCCCTGTGAAGGGTGTGGGGTTCGAGCCAGGACCAGGCAATATTTAGTGCCGCGTGCCTACAAACGCTGCCATGTTGGTTTCAAGGCCCGAACCGTCCTCAGCCAGGCTATGCCTTGTGAAGCTGGACCGTGTTTTAa AGCACCCAGTGCTTATGCAAATTCCACAAACTTCGATTGgttttatatt gaCAATCCTCGCGGCGAATGCGCAGTGACAAGTTGGGGTTCGTGGTCCCCGTGTTCCGCAAAATGCGGCCGCGGTCGACGTATTCGCACTCGTCTTTATATCTCGAAGGACCCGCGCGTACAAGTCCTGCTCACGAAGAGACTGCTCGCTGATTGGAATAAGCTGTTTGCTGATTTTCAGAATTTg ACAGTACCATCGGAAAATGTGACAAGTGAAAATCCGAACGTAGACCTGTTGGTACAAGAGCACCTGGATCGCTGTCAGGACACTTTGACTCAGCAGGAGGCACTTTGTGATGGAGAAGACCCTTCATGTGACGCTGATGTGCCTCAGG AGGTCTGCACACTGCCTATGTCTGTGGGCCCATGCCGTTTGTACGAAGAGAGATGGTTCTACGATAACTCTACTGGAGTTTGCGAGCCGTTTGGATTTACAGGTTGTGGTGGGAATGCGAACAACTTTCGAGACAAGGAAACTTGTGATCGAGCGTGTGCTGGGAAAAATATATCCGCTG TTTTTCCAGTCGCAGAGGCGAGCACCAAAAAGCTAAAAGCGACTCCTCCTGCTATTGACAACGAAGTCTTGCCAAACGATTCACCGCGAGTTG ATGTGAGTTGCGAGATGGAACCGTGGCTCGGCTGGTCCGAGTGCCTCGGGGACTGTGAATATGCTATCAAACTCAACTATAGACTTGTACGA CGTTTCGCATCTGGCTTCGGGAAGCCGTGCCAAAAAGTAGTTAAGAGTCGTATTTGTAGACCGAGACATTGTAGAGCCTCGAATAGCACGTTGACCGACACCTACGGTCAAGACGAATAG
- the LOC110992907 gene encoding zinc transporter 1, translated as MAMKEYLQWLPPPRSLLALLLAVTGFSGRLFAAHVAHSPTLLVDACHSLCRLIGLITTLLAFKYERADEGTGREGRLRNTFGWARIEVLGRLSVHVLFASFSLALVVNALQLGVHSSHVQPPRYPRVILGSGVIGLLLNAINYLLLAGRELSYSRRLSVTENGGVVLKSGSREPVLAHAPSDITSSLCVMAAGLTLEWEPSVAGVADPALSACAAILLVTINYPFLKSAGLVLLQTVPEGLGACELRSAALQVPGVLAIHELHVWQLHRDRLVATAHICYNSEDDFLKSSNQVSDLFKRHGINLVTLQPEFSLAAITDSGEEKKLLIDLANASCSCPCAKECTAPRCCAAPPKPTITRI; from the exons ATGGCTATGAAAGAATATCTCCAGTGGTTGCCACCTCCTCGTTCTCTGCTGGCGCTCTTGTTGGCAGTGACTGGCTTCAGCGGACGTCTATTTGCAGCTCACGTCGCACATTCACCGACACTACTTGTGGACGCCTGTCATTCCTTATGCAGACTTATCGGTCTTATCACAACTCTATTAGCTTTTAAG tatgaaCGGGCTGACGAAGGAACTGGACGCGAAGGCCGTCTCCGGAACACATTCGGTTGGGCCAGAATCGAAGTCCTCGGCAGACTTTCGGTGCACGTTCTCTTCGCGTCGTTTTCCCTTGCCTTAGTAGTGAACGCCCTGCAGCTCGGCGTGCATTCGTCTCATGTTCAGCCTCCAAGATATCCCAGGGTCATTTTGGGAAGTGGTGTGATCGGTCTACTGCTGAATGCCATCAATTATCTTCTACTCGCGG GACGAGAACTAAGTTACAGTAGAAGGCTGAGTGTAACAGAGAATGGGGGAGTGGTTCTCAAATCAGGATCAAGGGAGCCTGTACTTGCGCATGCACCGAGTGATATTACAA GTAGCTTGTGTGTGATGGCAGCGGGCCTAACATTGGAGTGGGAGCCTAGTGTGGCGGGTGTGGCAGACCCCGCCCTTTCCGCGTGTGCTGCTATACTACTTGTCACAATTAATTATCCATTTT TGAAATCAGCCGGGCTGGTTCTACTCCAAACGGTACCGGAAGGGCTCGGTGCCTGTGAGTTGCGAAGTGCTGCATTGCAGGTGCCGGGAGTCCTCGCCATACATGAGCTGCATGTCTGGCAGCTGCATCGGGACAGATTGGTCGCTACTGCACATATCTGTTATAACTCGGAAGAT GATTTTCTGAAAAGCTCAAATCAAGTGAGCGATTTATTCAAACGCCATGGAATAAACTTGGTTACATTACAGCCAGAGTTCAGCCTTGCTGCAATCACag ATtcgggtgaagaaaagaaacttttaatagatttaGCAAATGCTTCCTGTTCCTGTCCATGTGCCAAGGAGTGTACAGCACCACGCTGTTGTGCTGCACCACCAAAGCCTACAATCACGCGAATATAG